In one window of Pseudodesulfovibrio sediminis DNA:
- a CDS encoding bacteriohemerythrin, with protein sequence MLLTKSKDDSKHELAWTRWVLQSARIWGDVSGIVQTIGIHAVDEDHRKFTQYALDLNLIIQALNNRDVSFDNLHRGAEIFEHLLDYAEIHFNREKRIMRKMESPMLQEHLEQHAMFLGMIEDHYSDFKRGRLQMVSGLKLSILDWWVNHINVVDYKTFVLGKNDNMRLVK encoded by the coding sequence ATGCTTTTAACCAAGAGCAAGGATGACTCCAAACACGAACTCGCCTGGACTCGGTGGGTGCTCCAGTCCGCCAGAATATGGGGAGATGTCTCGGGTATTGTTCAGACCATAGGTATTCATGCCGTGGACGAAGACCATCGTAAGTTCACCCAATACGCGCTCGATCTTAATCTAATCATTCAGGCATTGAATAACCGTGATGTTTCATTCGACAATCTGCATCGGGGCGCGGAAATATTTGAACACTTGCTTGATTATGCTGAGATTCATTTCAACCGTGAAAAACGGATCATGCGCAAGATGGAAAGTCCCATGCTCCAAGAGCATCTTGAGCAACATGCCATGTTTCTCGGCATGATCGAAGACCATTACAGCGATTTTAAGAGGGGACGTCTGCAGATGGTCTCCGGTCTCAAACTCTCTATTTTGGACTGGTGGGTTAATCATATCAATGTTGTTGATTACAAGACGTTTGTTCTGGGCAAAAATGATAATATGCGGCTGGTTAAGTGA
- a CDS encoding peptidase domain-containing ABC transporter, whose translation MDLSYFKRSRSLLRDIGSMPLFLNSSVDLLLASVSINILSLALPIMLMQVYDRIVPTKATSTLLWLAVGFFCALILESILRLCRSTISNWISARFEHSLAHACVARWLNCNLEDFEGDGAGVHLDRLRAVNALKTFYAGQAFQLILDLPFALIFLAVITFLGGWQVAVFVSGATLFFLVVVGMIRSRYSRKRLKQKQIADRRYNFLVESLGGIHTIKSITLEESMLRRHERLEAEASKNDYDVILVGNLPLSLGNMFSQIILFGVLFVGGSLVIGGTLTLGSLAACTLLSGRFFSPFRSLASFWVKHADVLIAKGQIKGIADLREESDPTAQCLPNEIDGSVELRDVTFQYNNNSRKVADGLSLRVEPGQMICLYAQGASGTTTLLNLLYGMLPPDAGRVFVDDLDLSEICHNDFKGRVEYIPQQGTLFNGTIIDNLTLFNSAHRNAAMDAAGLLQLDDALSELPLGYETQVGNRLYEFLPTGVIQRICLARALTIRPRIMLFDKINDAMDSESEQLFFWLLEKLKGNCTIVMATANPKILSMADGIYRLVDGKLIEMEAQQCF comes from the coding sequence ATGGATTTATCCTATTTCAAACGATCAAGAAGCCTACTGCGGGATATCGGCTCCATGCCGCTCTTTTTAAACAGTTCGGTGGATCTTTTGCTTGCTTCTGTGAGCATCAATATCCTTTCATTGGCACTCCCCATTATGTTGATGCAGGTTTATGACCGTATTGTGCCGACCAAAGCCACATCAACCCTGCTCTGGTTGGCGGTGGGGTTTTTCTGCGCTTTGATTCTCGAATCCATACTTCGGCTATGCCGCTCAACAATTTCCAACTGGATTTCCGCTCGCTTCGAACACTCTTTGGCACACGCGTGCGTAGCCCGGTGGCTCAATTGCAACCTTGAGGATTTTGAAGGAGACGGTGCTGGTGTGCATCTTGATCGTCTGCGTGCGGTTAATGCCCTCAAAACCTTTTACGCGGGGCAGGCGTTTCAGCTTATTCTGGACCTTCCTTTTGCATTGATTTTTCTGGCGGTCATTACTTTTCTTGGCGGTTGGCAGGTGGCGGTTTTCGTGAGCGGTGCGACCTTGTTTTTCCTTGTAGTTGTTGGAATGATAAGGAGCCGGTATAGCCGTAAGCGTCTAAAACAAAAGCAGATTGCCGACAGGCGTTACAATTTTCTCGTGGAGTCCTTGGGCGGCATTCACACTATCAAATCCATCACTCTTGAAGAGTCCATGCTCCGCCGCCACGAACGGTTGGAAGCTGAAGCGTCCAAGAACGATTATGATGTCATTTTAGTGGGCAATCTTCCGTTGAGTCTTGGAAACATGTTCTCCCAGATTATTCTTTTTGGAGTTCTGTTTGTGGGCGGGAGTCTTGTTATAGGTGGTACCCTCACCCTTGGTAGTTTGGCGGCTTGCACATTGCTCAGTGGTCGATTCTTTTCTCCTTTTCGAAGCTTGGCCTCTTTTTGGGTGAAACACGCAGATGTCCTCATTGCCAAAGGACAGATCAAGGGGATTGCGGATCTTCGGGAAGAATCGGACCCAACAGCTCAATGTTTGCCCAATGAAATTGATGGATCAGTGGAACTGAGAGATGTCACTTTCCAGTATAATAATAATTCCAGAAAGGTAGCGGATGGCCTTAGCTTGAGAGTTGAGCCGGGCCAGATGATTTGTCTTTATGCCCAGGGGGCGAGTGGAACCACTACTTTACTGAATCTCCTCTATGGGATGCTGCCACCTGATGCTGGCCGGGTGTTTGTTGACGATTTAGATTTGTCTGAAATTTGCCATAATGATTTTAAGGGACGGGTGGAGTACATTCCCCAGCAGGGAACTCTTTTCAATGGCACAATTATCGATAATCTGACGCTCTTCAACAGTGCGCATAGGAATGCGGCCATGGATGCTGCAGGTCTGCTCCAACTTGATGACGCCCTCTCCGAACTCCCATTGGGCTATGAAACTCAGGTGGGTAATCGGCTTTATGAATTCCTGCCAACGGGCGTTATTCAGCGCATTTGTCTGGCGCGTGCTCTGACTATCCGGCCACGTATCATGCTCTTCGACAAAATCAATGATGCGATGGATAGCGAGAGTGAGCAGCTCTTCTTTTGGCTGTTGGAAAAACTGAAAGGTAATTGCACCATAGTCATGGCTACGGCGAATCCGAAGATCCTCTCTATGGCTGATGGTATTTATCGTCTGGTAGACGGAAAGTTGATAGAAATGGAGGCGCAGCAATGCTTTTAA
- a CDS encoding DUF4857 domain-containing protein — translation MVSVARFSAVLVIVLGLSMTLPGLFIKATSVKVRPPGIYYSPLLERFVMQQGKQHRDEYGNILSAREFRRSLPFLYRADLVKWGEFPSRVGRVKVDPSIAARELQFVRISPRDINAPKFEMYMMLESSPEGAHLEYPSDMFLLKDGIEFYGCADNSLDKAKSELFTAAMLESGFVFPARIAGGNPDARKPFDWGYFLLDSTNTLFHLMMVKGQPLCVNTGKQFQAPVRHITVVEHPRKEFYAVVVTATNMFLISCDDYELIDLPLLDYNPDVDSVMLLATLTHRVVQQRTQNQVLLTALDGNWDPVSQFGQMIDLSPLAMRERLAALLFPFELESTSRFSKFKPFHFKVVSSHPMWTLSGIFLCLVTYWLFVRKRFRGNPTVWELAILSVMGVYGLIALVAVGRVKPLCRT, via the coding sequence ATGGTAAGTGTGGCCCGGTTTTCCGCAGTCTTGGTTATTGTTCTGGGGCTGTCCATGACCCTGCCTGGTCTTTTTATAAAGGCCACAAGTGTGAAGGTCCGTCCTCCAGGTATCTACTACAGTCCACTGTTGGAACGGTTCGTGATGCAACAAGGCAAACAACATAGGGATGAGTATGGAAATATACTCAGCGCGCGCGAATTTCGGCGTTCCCTGCCGTTTCTGTATCGTGCTGATTTGGTAAAATGGGGGGAGTTCCCGTCCCGTGTGGGCAGAGTGAAGGTTGATCCAAGTATAGCAGCTCGTGAGTTACAGTTTGTACGCATCTCTCCTCGCGATATAAACGCGCCCAAATTTGAGATGTATATGATGCTGGAGTCCAGCCCGGAAGGGGCACATCTTGAGTATCCATCAGATATGTTTTTGCTGAAGGACGGCATTGAGTTTTATGGATGTGCAGACAATTCTCTTGATAAGGCGAAGTCAGAGCTGTTCACAGCAGCCATGTTGGAATCAGGATTCGTATTTCCTGCACGCATTGCCGGAGGAAACCCGGATGCACGAAAACCTTTTGATTGGGGATATTTTTTACTGGATAGTACGAACACACTCTTTCATTTGATGATGGTCAAGGGACAGCCTCTGTGCGTGAACACCGGGAAACAATTCCAGGCACCTGTTCGCCATATTACAGTGGTTGAACACCCCCGAAAGGAGTTTTATGCAGTTGTGGTCACAGCCACAAACATGTTTTTGATCTCCTGTGATGACTATGAGTTAATTGACTTACCTCTGTTGGACTATAATCCTGATGTCGATTCGGTGATGCTGTTAGCTACTCTTACTCATAGGGTTGTGCAGCAGCGAACGCAAAATCAGGTGTTGCTCACTGCTTTGGATGGGAATTGGGATCCTGTGAGCCAATTTGGTCAAATGATTGATCTATCTCCTTTGGCAATGCGTGAGCGTCTGGCTGCTTTACTTTTTCCTTTTGAATTGGAATCAACTAGTCGATTTAGCAAGTTCAAGCCATTTCATTTCAAGGTGGTTTCATCTCATCCTATGTGGACGTTGAGCGGTATATTCCTGTGCCTTGTGACATACTGGTTGTTTGTGCGGAAACGTTTCAGGGGGAACCCCACCGTTTGGGAGTTGGCAATTCTTTCGGTCATGGGGGTGTACGGGCTTATAGCTCTTGTCGCCGTGGGCAGAGTAAAACCCCTGTGCAGAACGTAA
- a CDS encoding ABC transporter ATP-binding protein: MRQMITCRDLRHSYGDKVVLDGLSFDIEQGGIFGLLGKNGAGKTTTINILMGFLQPLSGECRVLGLPSHGISPEVRQNIGLLHEQFIQYDFMGINEIERFHSRFYPKWERDVFYDLVSRLDVPHDRRISRMSCGQRSQVVLGLIMAQKPALMILDDYSMGLDVGYRRLFLDFLQEYVREQGTTVLLTSHVVQDLDKIIDRMIIIQHGRVLVEGHKETFLESFRQFRLPASVPLDKLSVEGPVVALEQGRSSVSVFGYCVKTEMDSYLSSLGIPVQGLEEVFMDFEDAFIGITGKY; this comes from the coding sequence ATGAGACAGATGATAACATGCCGCGACCTACGGCATAGCTATGGCGACAAGGTCGTGCTGGATGGTCTGAGTTTTGATATTGAACAGGGCGGCATTTTTGGTTTGTTGGGAAAAAATGGCGCAGGCAAAACCACGACAATCAATATTCTAATGGGGTTCCTTCAACCCTTGTCCGGCGAATGCCGTGTGCTGGGATTGCCCAGCCACGGCATCAGCCCGGAAGTCCGCCAGAACATTGGGTTGTTACATGAGCAATTTATCCAATACGACTTCATGGGTATCAATGAGATCGAGCGATTTCATTCCCGTTTTTATCCCAAATGGGAGCGGGATGTTTTTTATGATCTCGTGAGTCGACTTGATGTGCCGCATGACCGGCGAATCTCTCGCATGTCATGTGGACAACGCTCACAAGTCGTACTCGGCCTCATCATGGCGCAAAAGCCGGCTTTGATGATTCTGGACGACTACTCCATGGGGCTGGATGTTGGGTATCGCCGTCTCTTTTTGGATTTTTTGCAGGAATACGTGCGAGAGCAAGGGACAACCGTGCTGTTAACCTCCCATGTAGTGCAGGATCTGGATAAGATTATTGATAGAATGATCATTATTCAGCATGGCAGGGTCCTCGTGGAAGGACATAAAGAGACTTTCCTGGAGTCATTCCGACAGTTTCGTTTACCTGCGTCTGTGCCACTGGACAAACTGAGTGTTGAAGGACCTGTGGTCGCTTTGGAGCAGGGGCGCTCATCAGTCAGTGTCTTCGGGTATTGTGTCAAGACAGAGATGGATTCATACCTGTCGTCTTTGGGCATCCCGGTGCAGGGACTGGAAGAGGTTTTCATGGATTTTGAAGATGCGTTTATCGGTATTACTGGTAAATATTGA
- a CDS encoding TonB-dependent receptor plug domain-containing protein: MVKVRNTRWGVFLLGWAIVALLLSGPAHAVDALDDLKDKEKKTKIDEDKVLHLEEVEVEADKNQNGKAELSQQELERMPNSSGSITEALKGMPNVQFDDASRSSMSGGSIVPPKISISGGKYYENNFSIDGISNNNRIDPSGIDDVGSNTTLGGEAENSFLNTDLLDSITVYSSNVPAKYGNFVGGVVDAKTRKPADVFGGKVSWMHTRDTWANHRPADREKFEDSSSDSNGNPKFTKNLVSSYIDIPLNHKAGVMLSYDITNSVIPLRYMEGLKDQYKTNQTIFGKLAVDIDSKNSLDFSVTLSEYEAQKFVNEMKDSGYDIVNPSKKIALLYEHEAKEGTYTLTAAFAETELERESEASETFNWTKGGGTTSTQWGSSATTAKEGGFGDSYRRERDLSFLMDYESVPVASGPLTHVFSLGTSYEYVGGRYERLDDVSSYFSSKTSSNVQDNGEGGIIANEQYASRKSSSASQIRSAHYHSLGYYLQDELNWGRVTFRPGARVDYDDLMENINVAPRFAAEYDVLGDSGLVFTAGMNRYYGTNLLGYALRSTVPLRYYSRTIDAGGNLSSWAEYNSSHTDYSLDGLNTPYSDEVAVGVSTEFLGVDASLNYVKRQARNQFATQSQKIGSEYFKTLTNDGETKYWGYTLLLEKTVDNHHFSLGATYSDQQTNFSDYSDEKNDGSSSTINYDKVYYNGKLIDRSELPAANYNRPWVGTFIYEGTFFDKLKFTSVTRYQSEMDTISVKGTETVGGEKYYKYEDSTLSESIIWDWKIVYEVFAHNSQAMQLDFVVDNVFDETAVIDSDGNRCAGRQLWVGSTYTF; this comes from the coding sequence ATGGTTAAAGTTCGAAATACAAGATGGGGTGTTTTTTTGTTGGGGTGGGCTATTGTGGCACTCTTACTGTCCGGTCCTGCTCATGCTGTGGATGCTTTGGATGATTTGAAAGACAAAGAGAAGAAAACGAAAATTGATGAAGATAAGGTGCTTCATCTGGAAGAAGTGGAGGTGGAGGCAGACAAAAACCAGAATGGTAAGGCTGAACTCAGTCAGCAAGAGTTGGAGCGAATGCCCAACTCTTCTGGTAGCATTACGGAAGCTCTCAAGGGAATGCCCAATGTACAGTTTGATGATGCATCCAGGTCTTCCATGAGTGGTGGCAGCATCGTGCCTCCGAAAATATCTATTTCGGGTGGTAAATATTATGAGAATAATTTCAGTATAGACGGGATTTCCAATAACAACCGTATCGATCCGTCGGGAATCGATGATGTTGGTTCGAATACCACTTTGGGTGGGGAGGCTGAGAATTCTTTTTTGAATACGGATTTATTGGATTCAATTACGGTCTACAGCAGTAATGTTCCCGCCAAGTATGGAAACTTTGTTGGTGGCGTCGTGGATGCGAAAACCCGCAAACCTGCTGATGTCTTTGGTGGTAAGGTCTCATGGATGCACACCCGTGACACCTGGGCAAATCATCGTCCTGCTGACAGGGAAAAATTTGAAGATTCCTCATCTGACAGCAATGGTAATCCAAAATTCACCAAGAACCTTGTCTCCTCTTATATCGATATACCATTGAACCATAAAGCGGGTGTGATGCTTTCCTACGACATTACAAATTCTGTTATTCCACTAAGGTATATGGAGGGTTTGAAGGATCAGTACAAAACCAATCAAACCATTTTTGGGAAATTGGCGGTTGATATTGATTCCAAAAACAGCCTGGATTTCAGTGTGACCCTGTCAGAGTATGAGGCTCAGAAGTTTGTTAATGAAATGAAGGATTCTGGATATGACATTGTCAATCCCTCCAAAAAAATCGCTTTGCTTTATGAACACGAAGCCAAGGAGGGCACCTATACCCTGACAGCCGCCTTTGCTGAGACTGAATTGGAACGAGAGAGTGAAGCAAGCGAAACGTTTAACTGGACAAAAGGGGGCGGAACAACTTCGACGCAGTGGGGTTCCAGTGCCACGACGGCAAAGGAAGGAGGGTTTGGCGATTCATATCGGCGTGAACGGGACCTGAGCTTTCTGATGGATTACGAGTCCGTGCCGGTCGCTTCTGGTCCGTTGACCCATGTTTTCAGTTTGGGGACTTCCTATGAATACGTGGGAGGGCGGTATGAGAGGCTGGACGATGTTTCATCGTATTTTAGTTCCAAGACCTCTAGTAATGTCCAGGACAATGGGGAAGGGGGGATAATTGCCAACGAGCAATACGCGTCCAGAAAGAGTTCCTCCGCCAGTCAAATCCGATCAGCACACTATCATTCCCTTGGTTATTATCTTCAGGATGAGTTGAATTGGGGGCGGGTGACTTTCCGGCCGGGGGCACGAGTTGATTATGATGATTTGATGGAGAATATCAATGTGGCACCGCGTTTTGCCGCTGAATATGACGTGCTGGGCGATAGCGGGTTGGTGTTCACTGCTGGTATGAATCGATACTATGGTACCAACTTGCTTGGGTACGCCCTGAGGTCGACTGTACCTCTTCGTTACTACAGTCGAACAATTGATGCCGGTGGCAATTTGAGCAGTTGGGCCGAGTACAATTCTTCGCATACCGATTATTCTTTGGATGGCTTGAATACGCCGTATTCTGACGAAGTCGCCGTCGGTGTGAGTACGGAATTCCTGGGAGTGGATGCTTCTTTGAATTATGTAAAACGCCAGGCACGCAATCAGTTTGCGACACAATCCCAGAAAATAGGGTCAGAATACTTCAAAACTCTGACCAATGACGGTGAAACCAAGTATTGGGGCTATACTCTTCTTTTGGAGAAAACAGTCGATAACCACCACTTCTCACTTGGGGCCACATATTCCGATCAGCAAACCAACTTCAGCGATTATAGCGACGAGAAAAATGACGGGTCTTCATCGACCATTAATTATGACAAAGTCTATTACAACGGTAAGCTTATAGATCGAAGTGAACTCCCCGCCGCAAACTATAATCGGCCTTGGGTCGGAACTTTTATCTATGAAGGGACTTTTTTCGATAAGTTGAAATTTACGAGTGTAACCCGCTATCAAAGTGAAATGGACACAATTTCCGTCAAGGGAACTGAGACCGTTGGGGGAGAGAAATATTACAAGTACGAAGATTCAACTCTCAGTGAATCCATCATTTGGGATTGGAAGATTGTCTACGAAGTGTTCGCCCATAACTCCCAGGCCATGCAGCTGGATTTTGTCGTGGATAACGTTTTTGACGAGACTGCGGTCATCGACAGTGACGGTAATCGATGCGCAGGACGACAGCTTTGGGTTGGTTCTACATATACCTTCTAG
- a CDS encoding M16 family metallopeptidase, producing the protein MMYSVCKKRLIFSRTMQSQFVLWVMLCALVTMTCSSPAFARGTVPPEAWWLDGSWPHEHSSLRPNPDAVFGRLENGFRYVLLRHGAPKGRAALYLDMQVGSLMETDAQAGIAHYMEHMVFNGSRHFPPGELIKYFQSVGMRFGSDANAHTSTQETVYKLQVPTSDADVLHQGLVVLSDFLGGASISEQEVSNERGVILEEKIARDTERFRASLRRLNFLLPGTRFVNPTIGVESVIKGANAKLLRGFYDSWYRPELAVLVVVGDFDVQALEAEVKAVFSSAKARGVRPEVPAWGDASLKGVHFYYDRRPDASGMVSVEALHPRKYEHDSLAVQRTLIKGQLAVRMLQARLMTLVDREGSPCIKAMSRIGRTFSLFDNARIIAIPREGQWKQAVHLVENELRRALDHGFTSVELQRAKKFYGNYFKQSLKKETARDSADIAQEIVACLNQDRVYQSPSQTYELFLPMLSELTLNEVNATFRDAWDSGNRMVGLSGVELDAKVEPEAELSAVWTAASKDPVVAWKAEDEVSFPYLKVPSYSGQSVERFEEISLTKPYCYQRTEFSNGFSLFMKNTSVEKDKVFLNLSFGRGTALMSDKEQALARFVLKVLRNSGVGRLTSLQQSQVLAGRSIDFSWKAQSMGLGLYVSCLRSDLDMAFHLLRTALLNPVVRQNQYDAALTQVKNDNSQQANTSSGVLSMKGKRFLAEGAGHFADLDYAEVETFSLKDVRNYISSAFRQGPLFLCAVGDFEPDVMENLAGRFFGTLPEWKAADGDPVKLHFPVGQSETAHIKHESSQAGVLLAVPVPYIDSGENVSGGHAVYVEQVKLRLLRRVLADRLRVNLRERLGVSYSPRAILKNSVLYKGYGYLGVQVETEVGNTEVVEKEIRKIMKDLTDSGVTAEELNRVVRQSLALQKKVVNRLGYWNSLLYTTARVHPDGFERAASAARIIESVSAQDMTVLARKYLMLDNAALFTVLPSDL; encoded by the coding sequence ATGATGTATTCAGTATGTAAAAAACGTTTGATTTTTTCCAGGACGATGCAGTCCCAGTTTGTTCTGTGGGTGATGTTGTGTGCACTTGTAACCATGACTTGCAGTTCTCCCGCATTTGCCCGAGGAACCGTACCCCCTGAAGCATGGTGGTTGGATGGCTCCTGGCCGCATGAACATAGTTCACTGCGTCCCAACCCTGATGCCGTGTTCGGGCGTCTTGAGAACGGTTTTCGGTATGTGTTGCTCCGTCATGGGGCTCCCAAAGGAAGGGCGGCGCTGTATCTGGATATGCAGGTCGGGTCTCTCATGGAGACGGACGCCCAGGCCGGAATTGCCCACTACATGGAGCATATGGTGTTTAACGGCTCCCGACATTTTCCTCCGGGAGAGCTGATAAAATATTTTCAGTCCGTGGGGATGAGGTTCGGCTCCGATGCCAATGCGCACACCTCAACGCAGGAAACCGTATACAAATTGCAAGTACCAACTTCGGATGCTGACGTTCTGCATCAAGGACTGGTGGTTCTGAGTGATTTCCTGGGTGGAGCAAGTATTTCCGAGCAGGAGGTCTCCAATGAGCGTGGGGTGATTTTGGAGGAAAAAATCGCACGCGATACAGAACGCTTTCGCGCTTCCCTACGGAGGTTGAATTTTCTTTTACCAGGTACCCGTTTTGTGAATCCGACCATTGGTGTTGAGTCGGTGATCAAAGGTGCGAACGCCAAGTTGCTGCGGGGTTTTTATGACAGCTGGTACCGTCCGGAATTAGCTGTTTTGGTGGTTGTCGGTGATTTTGACGTGCAAGCGCTCGAAGCCGAGGTAAAAGCTGTTTTCTCTTCGGCAAAGGCTCGTGGTGTTCGCCCGGAAGTACCTGCCTGGGGAGATGCTTCTCTCAAAGGCGTGCATTTCTATTATGACCGTAGGCCGGATGCTTCGGGCATGGTCTCGGTCGAAGCCTTGCATCCTCGCAAATATGAGCATGATTCGTTGGCTGTGCAACGTACCTTGATTAAAGGGCAGCTTGCCGTGCGCATGCTTCAGGCTCGGCTTATGACACTCGTTGACCGTGAAGGCTCTCCTTGCATCAAGGCTATGAGTCGCATCGGGAGAACTTTCAGCCTCTTTGACAATGCTCGAATCATTGCCATCCCACGTGAAGGTCAATGGAAACAGGCGGTTCATTTGGTGGAAAATGAATTACGCCGTGCCCTTGATCATGGCTTCACCTCGGTTGAGTTGCAGCGGGCCAAGAAATTTTACGGCAATTATTTCAAACAGTCTCTCAAGAAGGAGACCGCACGTGACAGTGCTGACATTGCCCAAGAAATTGTGGCCTGCCTCAATCAGGACAGGGTCTATCAATCTCCGAGTCAGACCTATGAGTTGTTCTTGCCTATGCTGTCCGAACTGACCCTCAATGAAGTCAATGCGACTTTTCGTGATGCATGGGATTCCGGTAATCGAATGGTAGGACTGTCCGGTGTGGAGTTGGACGCCAAGGTTGAACCCGAAGCGGAGTTATCAGCCGTGTGGACAGCTGCTTCCAAAGATCCGGTTGTCGCGTGGAAAGCTGAAGATGAAGTCTCGTTTCCCTATCTCAAAGTCCCCTCTTATTCAGGGCAGTCAGTTGAGCGGTTTGAGGAAATAAGCTTGACTAAGCCGTATTGTTATCAGCGGACAGAGTTTTCTAACGGATTCTCGTTATTCATGAAAAACACTTCTGTTGAAAAGGATAAAGTGTTCCTCAATCTCAGTTTCGGCCGTGGGACTGCGCTCATGAGCGACAAGGAGCAGGCTTTGGCTCGATTTGTTCTCAAAGTGCTTCGGAATAGTGGTGTCGGCAGGTTGACTTCGTTGCAGCAGTCCCAGGTGTTGGCTGGAAGGAGTATTGATTTCTCCTGGAAGGCTCAGTCCATGGGCCTGGGTCTCTATGTCTCCTGTTTGCGAAGTGACCTTGATATGGCATTTCATCTTTTGCGAACTGCATTGCTGAACCCTGTGGTGCGGCAGAATCAGTATGACGCTGCATTGACTCAGGTCAAAAACGATAATTCTCAGCAGGCCAACACAAGTTCCGGGGTGCTGTCCATGAAGGGGAAGCGATTTTTGGCTGAAGGAGCAGGGCATTTTGCTGACCTTGATTATGCGGAGGTTGAGACGTTCTCCCTGAAAGATGTGCGGAATTATATCAGTAGTGCCTTTAGGCAAGGCCCTCTCTTTCTGTGCGCGGTCGGTGATTTTGAGCCCGATGTCATGGAAAATTTGGCTGGCCGATTCTTTGGCACATTGCCTGAATGGAAGGCGGCAGATGGTGATCCTGTGAAGTTGCACTTTCCTGTTGGGCAAAGTGAGACCGCTCATATTAAACATGAGTCGTCTCAAGCTGGTGTGTTGCTGGCTGTTCCGGTGCCGTATATCGATTCCGGTGAGAACGTTTCGGGGGGACATGCTGTATACGTTGAACAAGTGAAGCTTCGTCTTTTGCGACGGGTTTTGGCTGATCGACTGCGGGTGAATCTTCGAGAGCGGTTAGGTGTCTCCTATTCGCCTAGAGCGATATTGAAGAATTCTGTTCTCTACAAAGGGTATGGCTATTTGGGGGTTCAAGTGGAGACCGAGGTTGGTAACACAGAGGTTGTGGAGAAAGAAATTCGGAAAATCATGAAGGATCTGACCGATTCCGGTGTTACTGCTGAAGAGCTGAATCGTGTCGTAAGGCAGTCTTTGGCTTTGCAGAAGAAGGTGGTGAATCGGTTAGGGTACTGGAATTCTTTACTCTACACCACGGCGCGTGTTCATCCGGATGGCTTTGAGCGTGCAGCCTCTGCGGCCAGAATTATTGAATCTGTAAGCGCGCAGGATATGACTGTTCTGGCTCGTAAATACCTGATGTTGGATAATGCTGCACTCTTTACAGTTTTGCCTTCGGATTTATAG